TTAGAACAAACTCTGTGCTCTACAAGCGCAAAGATTAAAATGGGATTAAGATTCCGCAGTTAGAAGCACTCTATGTGGGCTATGCATGCCTTGCCTTGGCTATCGGTACGATCGAGTCAGCCACAAAACCAACGAGAGAAGCATGAACGTCCGAGGCCTTTGCTTCCGGTTCCCATCTTGGTTTTGCTTGAATCGACGCAAAATCAGGTAGCCTGTTTTCGTGCCGAAGGAAGCAGCCAAAGAAGTGCTCTCTCTCGAGGGGCATGAAGTCACTATAAGCAATCCGGATAAGCTGTATTTTTCATCGCAGGCGCGAGTCTCTAAGTTCGACCTCGTAGGTTACTACCTGTCGGTTGCACCCGGTGCGCTCGCCGGCATTCGGGATCGCCCGATTGTGCTCAAACGATTCGTGAATGGAGCCGAGGCGGAGGCGTTTTATCAGAAGCGCGCACCCGCTCAGCGGCCCTCCTGGCTGCGAACCGTTACGCTATCGTTCCCTTCCGGCCGAACTGCAGAAGAGATTGTCGTAGATGATGCGGCTGGCCTCGTCTGGATCGTGAATCTCGGGTGCATCGAGCTACACCCACATGCGATTCGCTCCAGCACTCTTGAACATCCGGATGAATTGCGCATCGATCTCGATCCGGTGCCGGGCGTGAGCTGGGCCGATGTGTGCCGCGTCGCTCTCGAAGCACAGGCCTTGCTCGAAGAGGTGGGACTTCGCGGCTGGCCGAAGACGAGCGGTTCACGCGGGATGCATGTAAATGTACGCATTGAACCGCGCTGGACGTTCACTGAAGTACGGCGCGCGGCGGTCGCATTGTCGCGCGCAGTGGAGCGGCGTGCGCCCGCTCTGGCCAGTTCGAAGTGGTGGAAAGAAGAGCGACATGGCGTCTTCCTTGATTACAACCAGAATGCGAAGGACCGGACCACCTGCTCGGCATATTCGGTACGTCCGCTTCCCGACGCTCGTGTCTCGACTCCGCTTCATTGGCACGAAGTCCCAAATTGCGACCCCGCCGACTTCACGATATTCACTGTTCCGGAGCGCTTCGCGAAAATCGGCAATCCACATGTGGAGATGGATGCCACAGCTGGTTCGCTTGAAAAACTACTCGAACTCGCGGAACGCGACGAAGCCGCCGGCCTCGGCGACGCACCCTGGCCGCCGCACTTTCGCAAGACGGCAGGGGAAGCATCTCGAGTAGCTCCGTCCCGCGCTAAATCAGCTGTAAAGAAGCCGCGCATCAAGATGCCTCTTATCGTTGTTGCGAATTCGCCAGATAAGACCTCCGCCCTCGCGGGTCTCGAAAGGTGGAAGGCGAAACACGCCCAGATAGCCGGTTTTCTCGCGATCGACGACGTCCTAGTCGACTCGATGCGAGGCCGGTCATCAACCTGGACGCGCATCCGAATTAACTTGCGCCATGTACCGGAAACGCTTCGGCCGCCGCAGGAAACTCCCGACCCCGATGATGATCCCACACGGGATTGGCGCGAATTGCGCAAACATGGCTAAGCGGTCAGCACGCAGCAATCAGCGCCCGTGCGGGAAGATCTCTGCCAGTTCTTGCGGTGGAACCACTTCGAGCTGGGCATATGTGCAGTCGCTCGGCTTTTTGTCAGTTCGCCATCGGCGGAACTGCGCGATATGGCGGAAGCGGTTGCCTTGCATGTGATCGTAGGCAACTTCGACTACCAATTCGGGACGCACTGGTTCCCACGACAAGTCCTTTCCTTGGCTCCAGCGACTCTGGCCGCCAGGCATGCGCTTCGGGACCTCGACTCCGCTTTCCCCAGGATCGCTTGCAAACTCCGCCCAGTCCTTCCATGGATGGGACGCGAGCGCCTCGATGCGATAAGGATCGAGAAATTTAGCCAGTTCCCGGCGCTTCTCAGCGCTGAAGCTGGAACAAACTCCGACGTGCTGCAAGGAGCCGCCATGGTCAAAGAGTCCCAGGAGCAACGAGCCGATGAGAGTGCGATCACCCTTCTTGTACCAGCGAAATCCTGCCACGACACAGTCGCAGTCGCGCTCGTGCTTCACCTTAAGCATCACGCGTTTGTTGGGTTCGTACGTTCCTGAAACGGGCTTGGCTATCACGCCGTCCAGACCTGCGCCCTCAAAGCGACCGAACCAGTCGGATGCGATGCGGTGATCCGAAGTCGCCGGTGTCAGGTGAATCGGTGGAGGCGCAGATGAAATTAGGGACTCCAGTTCGCGCCGTCGGGTCTGGAATGGCTCGCCTCGCAGATCCCGGTTATCCCGGCACAGCAGATCGAAAAAAACAAACGACGCGGGAGTCTTTCTGGAAAGAAGATTCACACGGGAAGCGGCTGGATGCAGGCGCAGCTGCAAGGCGTCGAAGTCAAGACCGTCATTCTTAACAATGACAATCTCCCCATCAAGGACAGACCGAGAGGGCAACGCAGAGCGCAACGGCTCAAGCAGCTCGGGAAAATACCGGTTAAGCGGTTTTTCGTCGCGGCTCTGGATCAGGATCTCATCGCCATCGCGAAACACGAGCGCGCGAAAGCCATCCCACTTCGGCTCGAAAATCCAGTCTCCGTCGGCGGGTAATTCACTCACCCGCTTCGCAAGCATCGGCAATACCGGCGGATTTACAGGAAGGTTCACGCCTAATGGTATTCCGCGCAAACCAGCTTGCGCTTGATGAAGCTTGAGCTTTTTTAGAGGCTCGAAGTTGAGCCCTGAAAAGGGGCCTTCTTAGCCCTGGCCACTTCCGGTTCAATCGTCAAAAGTCGGACGCGCGGCGGTTCCGCATGAGCGACTGGTCTCTCCCATAAGAAAAAGGTGAACTCAGGATCCGCCTACTCGAAGCGCAGTGCTTCCATCGGATCCACGCGCAGCGCGCGATGCGCTGGGATGGCTGCGGCAATCAGCGTGATGATGATGGTGAACACACCAGCCAGGCTGTAGACCAGCGGATCAGTCGGGCTTACTGCGACCAGGACTGACGAAACTACGCGAGCCAACGCGGAAGCGACCAACGCGCCGACGAACAACCCCGCAACAGCGAATCCCATACCTTGCCGGATTACCATCTGCATGATGTCGCGTGGTTGGGCTCCGAGCGTTACCCGGATGCCGATCTCACTCGTTCTCTGCGCCACCGAGTAGGCCATCACACCATAGAGA
This genomic window from Acidobacteriota bacterium contains:
- a CDS encoding ATP-dependent DNA ligase, yielding MNLPVNPPVLPMLAKRVSELPADGDWIFEPKWDGFRALVFRDGDEILIQSRDEKPLNRYFPELLEPLRSALPSRSVLDGEIVIVKNDGLDFDALQLRLHPAASRVNLLSRKTPASFVFFDLLCRDNRDLRGEPFQTRRRELESLISSAPPPIHLTPATSDHRIASDWFGRFEGAGLDGVIAKPVSGTYEPNKRVMLKVKHERDCDCVVAGFRWYKKGDRTLIGSLLLGLFDHGGSLQHVGVCSSFSAEKRRELAKFLDPYRIEALASHPWKDWAEFASDPGESGVEVPKRMPGGQSRWSQGKDLSWEPVRPELVVEVAYDHMQGNRFRHIAQFRRWRTDKKPSDCTYAQLEVVPPQELAEIFPHGR
- a CDS encoding DNA primase gives rise to the protein MPKEAAKEVLSLEGHEVTISNPDKLYFSSQARVSKFDLVGYYLSVAPGALAGIRDRPIVLKRFVNGAEAEAFYQKRAPAQRPSWLRTVTLSFPSGRTAEEIVVDDAAGLVWIVNLGCIELHPHAIRSSTLEHPDELRIDLDPVPGVSWADVCRVALEAQALLEEVGLRGWPKTSGSRGMHVNVRIEPRWTFTEVRRAAVALSRAVERRAPALASSKWWKEERHGVFLDYNQNAKDRTTCSAYSVRPLPDARVSTPLHWHEVPNCDPADFTIFTVPERFAKIGNPHVEMDATAGSLEKLLELAERDEAAGLGDAPWPPHFRKTAGEASRVAPSRAKSAVKKPRIKMPLIVVANSPDKTSALAGLERWKAKHAQIAGFLAIDDVLVDSMRGRSSTWTRIRINLRHVPETLRPPQETPDPDDDPTRDWRELRKHG